A window of the Synechococcus sp. LTW-R genome harbors these coding sequences:
- a CDS encoding aspartate carbamoyltransferase catalytic subunit translates to MSDWTHRHVLDLAAFSLEDYTTVLELAQRFRAMPTSGARKLPALQGKLVTTLFFEPSTRTRSSFELAAKRLSADVQSFSPSSSSLSKGESLLDTVRTYVAMGADLLVVRHRCTGIPASLANDLDLSGDRVAVLNGGDGLHSHPSQGLLDLFSLARQFNPDNPTPEALRGRRIVIVGDILHSRVARSNLWALTGCGADVVLCAPATLLPQAFEQFVDAPPPGQASDPVAQRGRISIERNLDQALAGADAVMTLRLQKERMNQNLLTSLESYHRRFGLTHERLPGKIPVLHPGPVNRGVEMSGALVDDPSLSLVEEQVTNGIPIRMALLYLLAAG, encoded by the coding sequence GCCCACCAGTGGTGCCCGCAAGTTGCCGGCCCTGCAGGGCAAGCTCGTCACCACCCTTTTTTTTGAGCCCAGCACCCGCACCCGCAGCAGCTTTGAGCTGGCCGCCAAGCGATTGTCCGCGGATGTTCAGAGCTTCTCTCCTTCGTCCAGTTCCCTGAGCAAAGGCGAGAGCTTGCTCGACACGGTGCGCACCTACGTGGCCATGGGCGCCGACTTGCTCGTCGTGCGTCACCGCTGCACGGGGATTCCGGCGTCCTTGGCGAACGACCTGGATCTCAGCGGCGATCGCGTCGCGGTCCTCAATGGCGGCGACGGCTTGCACAGCCATCCCAGTCAGGGTCTGCTGGATCTCTTTTCGCTTGCGCGTCAGTTCAACCCGGACAACCCCACCCCGGAGGCCCTGCGGGGCCGGCGGATCGTGATCGTCGGCGACATCCTGCATTCCCGAGTAGCCCGCTCCAACCTTTGGGCGCTAACCGGGTGCGGTGCCGATGTGGTGCTCTGCGCGCCCGCCACCTTGCTGCCGCAGGCGTTTGAGCAGTTCGTCGATGCTCCCCCGCCCGGGCAGGCCAGCGATCCCGTGGCCCAGCGCGGTCGCATCAGCATTGAGCGCAATCTCGACCAGGCCTTGGCTGGCGCCGATGCCGTGATGACCCTGCGCCTGCAGAAGGAGCGGATGAACCAAAACCTGCTCACCAGCTTGGAGAGCTATCACCGCCGGTTTGGTCTCACCCATGAGCGCTTGCCAGGCAAGATTCCCGTCCTTCACCCCGGCCCGGTGAACCGTGGGGTCGAGATGAGCGGCGCGCTGGTCGATGATCCGTCCCTATCCCTGGTGGAGGAGCAGGTCACCAATGGCATCCCGATTCGGATGGCACTGCTCTATCTCCTGGCCGCCGGCTAG
- a CDS encoding PCP reductase family protein, with the protein MNWKLEAEAKLKEIPFFVRPAARKRIEAMASEAGLDLIDETFFESAKAKFGQK; encoded by the coding sequence ATGAACTGGAAACTAGAGGCCGAGGCCAAGCTCAAGGAGATCCCCTTTTTTGTGCGCCCTGCCGCCCGTAAGCGCATCGAAGCCATGGCCAGCGAAGCCGGCCTGGATCTGATCGACGAAACTTTTTTTGAAAGCGCGAAGGCGAAATTCGGCCAGAAGTAA
- a CDS encoding DUF565 domain-containing protein, which yields MLLIVLLSTFFLGNAIATLTGARSFLDPPAALLCVLAIEAAIRLRGPLLRKTSNRLGLQLLDMSRMGFCYGLLLEGFKLL from the coding sequence GTGCTGCTGATCGTGCTGCTCAGCACCTTTTTCCTGGGGAACGCCATCGCCACCCTGACCGGTGCGCGCTCGTTTCTGGACCCCCCTGCGGCGCTCCTCTGCGTCTTGGCCATCGAAGCGGCGATCCGCCTGCGTGGTCCACTGCTGCGCAAGACCAGCAATCGATTGGGGCTGCAGCTCCTGGACATGAGCCGCATGGGCTTTTGCTACGGCCTACTGCTGGAGGGCTTCAAGCTGCTCTGA